The proteins below are encoded in one region of Chrysemys picta bellii isolate R12L10 chromosome 4, ASM1138683v2, whole genome shotgun sequence:
- the SLC16A1 gene encoding monocarboxylate transporter 1 translates to MPPAIGGPQGYTPPEGGWGWAVVVGAFISIGFSYAFPKSITVFFKEIEAIFDASSSKVSWISSIMLAVMYAGGPISSILVNKYGSRPVMMAGGCLSGCGLIAASFCNTVEELYFCVGVVGGLGLAFNLNPALTMIGKYFYKKRPLANGLAMAGSPVFLSTLAPMNQFFFGIFGWRGSFLILGGLLLNCCVAGSLMRPIGPKPDPLKKEVTKEVLQEAGKSAMKADEGAGDASVDLIGGKKKKQKLTVYQTINKFLDLSLFTHRGFLLYLSGNVIMFFGLFTPLVFLSNYGKSKEFGNESSAFLLSILAFVDMVARPSMGLVANTKWVRPRIQYFFAVSVVYNGVCHLLVPFSTTYAGFCIYAGFFGFAFGWLSSVLFETLMDLVGAQRFSSAVGLVTIVECCPVLLGPPLLGKLNDMYGDYKYTYWSCGIILIVSGIYLFVGMGINYRLLEKEQKAEDKLRNEGREEETNIDEVEKQKEVEKQKEANNDVAQKNTEDSIKEEESRM, encoded by the exons ATGCCGCCAGCAATTGGAGGCCCTCAGGGATACACCCCACCAGAAGGAGGATGGGGATGGGCTGTGGTCGTCGGAGCCTTCATCTCCATTGGCTTCTCCTATGCATTTCCCAAATCAATTACTGTGTTTTTCAAAGAGATTGAAGCCATCTTCGATGCATCTAGCAGTAAAGTCTCCTGGATCTCCTCCATCATGCTGGCTGTTATGTACGCCGGAG GTCCCATCAGCAGCATCCTGGTGAACAAGTATGGCAGTCGGCCAGTAATGATGGCTGGGGGCTGTCTGTCCGGGTGTGGCTTGATCGCAGCCTCTTTTTGTAACACTGTGGAAGAGCTCTACTTCTGTGTTGGGGTTGTGGGAG GTCTTGGGCTTGCATTTAACTTGAACCCAGCCTTGACCATGATTGGCAAGTACTTCTATAAGAAACGTCCATTGGCCAATGGATTAGCTATGGCAGGTAGCCCTGTATTCTTGTCTACACTGGCCCCCATGAACCAGTTTTTCTTCGGTATATTTGGCTGGAGGGGGAGTTTTTTAATTCTTGGTGGCCTTTTACTGAACTGCTGTGTAGCTGGATCTCTGATGCGACCTATAGGCCCCAAGCCAGATCCGCTGAAGAAAGAGGTCACAAAAGAAGTATTGCAGGAAGCTGGGAAGTCCGCTATGAAAGCGGATGAAGGAGCTGGCGATGCCAGTGTGGACCTTATTGGTGGAAAGAAGAAGAAGCAGAAGCTCACAGTTTACCAGACTATTAACAAGTTCTTGGATTTGTCCCTGTTTACACACAGAGGCTTCTTGCTCTATCTGTCCGGCAACGTGATTATGTTCTTTGGACTGTTCACTCCCTTAGTCTTCCTCAGCAATTATGGCAAGAGTAAAGAGTTTGGTAATGAGTCGTCTGCCtttctgctctccattctggCCTTTGTAGACATGGTGGCTAGGCCTTCCATGGGACTGGTGGCAAACACCAAGTGGGTCAGACCGAGGATCCAATatttctttgctgtctctgtggTGTATAACGGAGTGTGCCACCTCCTGGTACCCTTTTCCACCACCTATGCTGGGTTTTGCATCTACGCTGGGTTCTTTGGATTTGCCTTTGGCTGGCTCAGCTCTGTCTTGTTCGAAACACTGATGGATTTGGTTGGAGCTCAGAGGTTCTCCAGTGCCGTCGGGCTGGTGACGATTGTGGAATGTTGCCCTGTGCTCCTGGGACCACCTCTCCTAG GTAAACTCAATGACATGTACGGTGACTACAAATACACATACTGGTCATGTGGAATCATCTTGATCGTCTCTGGGATCTACCTGTTTGTGGGAATGGGCATCAACTACCGGCTGCTGGAGAAAGAACAAAAGGCAGAGGACAAGCTGAGAAAcgaagggagagaggaggaaaccAATATCGATGAGGTCGAGAAACAAAAAGAGGTCGAGAAACAAAAAGAGGCAAACAATGATGTGGCGCAGAAAAACACAGAAGATAGCATAAAAGAGGAGGAGAGTCGCATGTGA